CGCGCGGGCGCCGACTCTCGAGGGCGCGGAAGAGGGCCATGAACTCGGCGGTGCTGCTGTGGCTCACGGTAGGGCTCCGATTCGAGTCGCATTGATATAAATCGAATGACCGTTTTATATAAAATATCCTCGCTGGGCGCAAGTACCCGAGTCGCGCGACTCGGGTCCGATCGGCCTACTCGGGCGTGACGACCGGACACCGGACACCGGGCGCTCAGCGCACAGGTGGAGCTTCCGAGAACGGAATCGCGCGCCACGGCGTATCGACTCCGCCCTGCAGCACGCCTTCCGGGTGCGCGCGCCGGGGGGCGTCGATGCGCAGCGCGGCCCGCACCTCGTCGAGGGGGCGGGGTAGCGCTGACTCCCAGGCGAAGGAGAGCGGGATCCGCGCGTCCTTTCCTCGGCGGCGGGCCCACAACGAGAACCGCGCTGCCCGGAGCCAGGTCGCGCGCGGACCCGACAGCAGCGACGTGATCATCCCGAAGCGCACCACCCGCACGCGTCGGCGCTGGGCATTCCATCCGTCGTAGAAGGCCAGCAGCGCCGCTTCGCCCGCCGGGTCTTGTCCGTACCCGGTCAGGACGTGGAGCAGGTCGTGCACGCAGTGGACGCGCTCGGTGTACCAGCGCCGTTCGGCACCCGGCGAGAGCCGAAGATAGGAAGCGACCTTCTCGGACTCGCGACGCAACCCGTCGGCCGTCCGACCGTTCGCTTCCATCAGGCGTAGATACGCATGCCCGAGCGTGTCGGGCGGCAAAGCGCGGAGACGCGAGAAGTCGGAGAGGAGCGCCAGCAGGGAAGGGCGTCGCCGCAGGAGCTCCGGCGCATCGGGTTCGGCCAGGAAGAACTGGAACTGGCGCTCGACGTCGTCCCCGGCCAGGGCCGCGTTCAGTTCGAAGATCAGGTCGGACCGCTCGGGGTCGCGCTGCATGGCGCGGATCGCGCGAACCGCGCGGCCCCACTGGACCGGGTGTGGTGGGGAGAGACGCATCCAGAGCGCGGCGAGTACGGAAAGGAGCAGCATGGGGCCTCCGGCGCGCGTTGGGGGGCGATCAAGTACGTCGGGGTTCGATCGAGATAATGGATAGTACACTATCCATATTTGGAATGTACAGTTTCGCCGGCCGGACCCAGGCCGATGCGGAGGGATTGGATTGCGCATTCAGCAGCTGGCTCAGCGGAGTGGCGTGCCGCTCTCGGCGATCAAGTTCTACATCCGCGAGGGTCTGCTTCCGCGCGGCGACACGTCTGCGCCCAACCAGGCGAGCTACGGCCCCACCCACCTCGAGCGCCTCGCGCTGATCTCCACCCTGCGTGAGGTCGCGGGCTTGTCGGTCGGCGACATCCGCGAAGTGCTCCGACAGATCCGCAAGAAGCGCAGCCCGGACCCGGTGGGTGCGGCGCTGGTCGCGATCTCGCCGCTGCCCGATCGACAGCGGAGCGAGGAAGAGGATGCCGAGTTCGAACGCGTGCGGCGCGAGGTGGAAGAGCTCGTGCTGTCCCTCGACTGGGTTCCCGACGCGGCGCACGCGTACCCGCGACATCTTCCGGTGGACCGACTCACCGACGCGATCCTCCAGCTCCGACGCCACGTCGACCCGGCCTATCCCGTCGCGCGTCTGCGAGATTTCGCGGGCGCGATGTGGGAGCTCTCGGAGCACGCCTACCGCGGGTTCGAAGGGCGTGCGCCCGACCCCGACGAGGACCTGGTGGAGGCCACGCGTTTCGGCCTCGTCGGCATTCTGTTGCTGGAACCGGTGGTGGTGCACCTGCTGCGCAGCGCGTTGGTGATGCGCTGGATGGCGAGTGAGCGCGGGGAGCCGTAGCGCCCGTCGCGTCGCAGCCCCGCGCTAGAGCAGCGTCAGCTGCTGGCCGCCCGGGCGCAGGAAGGCTTCGGTCGAGAGCGGCAGCGGCGCGGCGTCGAGGCCGGCGCGCTGGCTGGCCAGCGCGAACATCGATTCGATCTGCTTCGCGTAGACGCCCTCGCCGCGCATGCGGCTGAAGAAGCGCGGATCGTTCCGACGCCCGCCGCGCAGCGAGCGCACCCGGTTCATCACCTTCGCCGCGCGCTCGGGGAAGTGGCGCTCGAGCCAGGCCTCGAAGAGGTCGGCGACGCCGTTCGGCAGACGCAGCACGATCGGCCGCACCCGCGACGCGCCGGCCTCGGCCGCGGCTTCGACCAGCTTCGGGATCTCGTGGTCGGTCAGGCCCGGCACGATCGGCGCGACCATCACCGTCGTCGGGATGCCGGCGTCGGCGAGGGCGCGCACCGCCCGCAGCCGCTCCTTCGGCGACGAGGCCCGCGGCTCCATCGCGCGACGAATGCCATCGTCGAGGCTGGTGATCGAGACGCTCACCGACACCGCGCGATGCGCGGCCAGCTGGGTGAGCACGTCGAGATCGCGCGTGACCAGGCCGCTCTTCGTGATGATCGCGCACGGGTTGCGGAAGCGCGCGAACACCTGGAGGCAGCGACGCGTGAGCTGGGTCTGGCGCTCGACGGGTTGATAGGGGTCGGTGACCGCGCCGATGGCCACGACCTGCGGCTCCCAGCGGGGCGAACTCAACGTGCGCGCGAGCAGCTCGGGCGCGTCTTCCTTCACGAGGATGTGGGTCTCGAAGTCGAGCCCCGCGGACAGCCCGAGGTACTCGTGGCTCGGGCGCGCGTAGCAGTTGTGAGTGGCGAGGCCAGCTGCGTAGAACGTCCCGGTCGACGTCTGGATGTCGACGACGTCCTGGGGTGGTCCGCTT
This genomic interval from Myxococcota bacterium contains the following:
- a CDS encoding Coq4 family protein, yielding MLLLSVLAALWMRLSPPHPVQWGRAVRAIRAMQRDPERSDLIFELNAALAGDDVERQFQFFLAEPDAPELLRRRPSLLALLSDFSRLRALPPDTLGHAYLRLMEANGRTADGLRRESEKVASYLRLSPGAERRWYTERVHCVHDLLHVLTGYGQDPAGEAALLAFYDGWNAQRRRVRVVRFGMITSLLSGPRATWLRAARFSLWARRRGKDARIPLSFAWESALPRPLDEVRAALRIDAPRRAHPEGVLQGGVDTPWRAIPFSEAPPVR
- a CDS encoding MerR family transcriptional regulator; protein product: MRIQQLAQRSGVPLSAIKFYIREGLLPRGDTSAPNQASYGPTHLERLALISTLREVAGLSVGDIREVLRQIRKKRSPDPVGAALVAISPLPDRQRSEEEDAEFERVRREVEELVLSLDWVPDAAHAYPRHLPVDRLTDAILQLRRHVDPAYPVARLRDFAGAMWELSEHAYRGFEGRAPDPDEDLVEATRFGLVGILLLEPVVVHLLRSALVMRWMASERGEP